Proteins encoded by one window of Actinocorallia herbida:
- a CDS encoding ABC transporter substrate-binding protein — protein MTGRPGGSRLTRRSFLLTLSAAALTAACGGGEDTPGAAPSNASAGFPVTIPGKEGQTVLKAAPSRVVTVGFMRDIDEAVSLGVVPVAVTPATNFPSGLPPWVEAKLGGKAPEQLSYEDSLPFEKIASLAPDLILATDSYSLSDDFADLTAIAPTLSYEQDVSADSWQTRVARVGQALGKSDAAAQLVKDVSGKITKIKEDNKALFAGKTFTFSLLNAEGALATVTTPDDASAKFLSELGLTLSDKVTSLPQSGPAGRAVVSQERTDVLDADIVLFSFRSDEERKKVEGDKLFQGLSAIKRGAYVPLDVGTALSMAFPSTLSIPYALDKIAPQLVAAAGKA, from the coding sequence ATGACCGGCCGCCCCGGCGGCTCCCGACTGACCCGCAGATCCTTCCTCCTCACGCTGTCGGCCGCGGCCCTCACCGCGGCCTGCGGCGGCGGGGAGGACACCCCCGGCGCGGCGCCGTCGAACGCGTCCGCCGGATTCCCGGTCACCATCCCGGGCAAGGAGGGCCAGACGGTCCTCAAGGCCGCGCCGAGCCGGGTCGTCACCGTCGGCTTCATGCGCGACATCGACGAGGCGGTCTCCCTGGGCGTCGTGCCCGTCGCGGTCACCCCCGCGACGAACTTCCCGTCGGGCCTGCCGCCGTGGGTCGAGGCGAAGCTGGGCGGCAAGGCCCCCGAGCAGCTCAGCTACGAGGACAGCCTCCCGTTCGAGAAGATCGCGTCGCTCGCCCCGGATTTGATCCTCGCGACCGACAGCTACAGCCTCTCCGACGACTTCGCCGACCTCACCGCGATCGCTCCGACGCTCTCCTACGAGCAGGACGTCTCCGCCGACAGCTGGCAGACCCGCGTCGCCCGCGTCGGCCAGGCCCTCGGCAAGAGCGACGCCGCCGCCCAGCTCGTCAAGGACGTCAGCGGGAAGATCACCAAGATCAAGGAGGACAACAAGGCCCTGTTCGCGGGCAAGACCTTCACCTTCAGCCTCCTGAACGCCGAAGGCGCCCTCGCCACCGTCACCACCCCCGACGACGCGTCGGCGAAGTTCCTCTCCGAGCTGGGCCTCACCCTGTCGGACAAGGTGACGAGCCTGCCGCAGTCCGGCCCGGCCGGGCGCGCGGTCGTCTCGCAGGAGCGCACCGACGTGCTCGACGCCGACATCGTGCTGTTCTCCTTCCGCAGCGACGAGGAGCGCAAGAAGGTCGAGGGCGACAAGCTCTTCCAGGGCCTGTCCGCGATCAAGCGCGGCGCCTACGTCCCGCTCGACGTCGGCACCGCCCTGTCCATGGCGTTCCCCTCGACGCTCAGCATCCCCTACGCGCTCGACAAGATCGCGCCTCAGCTCGTGGCCGCCGCCGGCAAGGCCTGA
- a CDS encoding non-ribosomal peptide synthetase, which translates to MSRSNVEEVLPLAPLQEGLLFHALADASDPYTVQTVLDLAGPLDRARLRRAADALIARHAGLRAAFVAGPTGAVQVVLRRAAAPWDECDDPAEAAERIAAERARPFTMDEPPLIRFLLARTGDGTHRLAITSHHILLDGWSGPLLLRDLFALYAGENPPRPRPHRDHLAWLKSRDRAASLDAWRVALDGLAEPTLLVPGADGVDRPPGSAAEAVPVPLDPRTAAAVGELARARGVTVATVVQAAWALALTRLTGRADVVFGTTVSGRPADLPGADTMLGLFINTVPVRIALDPWESAADLLDRVRREQAATVEHQYLGLADVQALTGLDRLFDTLLVIESYPVDEAEIARVRSLAGVAVTAVDTRDATHYPLSVVAVPGDVLTLALEHRPDLLPPERAAETAAVLADVLAEMTADPSAPVGGIARPQWPALPDARPAGADRTAPELWRRRVAAGPEARALSGTSATLTFAEADARAERLARNLAARGAGPETRVAVAMPRTPDALVAMLAVWKAGAVAVPVDPAQPAGRVGYVLAEARPALVLTTRSLAEGPLAGVLGLLPAVRVDDPASWTAVGIPAGPAGPQAAAYVMFTSGSTGRPKGVVVPHSALANLAEAHRAALVEPLEARLGRPPRVLHLTSFAFDASLDPLAWLLAGAEVRVLPDALMGDAAGITAEAAAHGIDFLETTPSVADLLLAEGLLDGPSRPSAVAVGAEPVPPDLWRRLSALDGGAVNLYGPTEATVDATWTPIHADAAPHLGGPVAGVAVRVLDGFLRPVPDGVPGELYIAGAGLARGYLDRPGETAARFVADPAGSGARLYRTGDVVRRTPDGVLEYLGRADDQVKIRGHRVEPGEARAALAALPGIGRAAVVARTDGGITRLVGYFTAMPGEAPDPESLLAALRTRLPDHLVPSALVPLDALPVTPNGKLDRAALPAPEFAAAPAREPRSPTEKALCAIFADLLGLPSVGPDDGFFALGGHSLLAARLAARVRRELGAALPVRAVFHAPTPAALAAVVDGQVPADPAAALDTVLPLQHGKGVPLFCVHPALGLGWPYAGLLPHLGPDRPVYALQAAEAVGPQTLHGVAARYAEAIAAEVPSGPVHLLGWSLGAPIAHAVARALARAGRDVPVLILLDGYPGLGEPEHTDPGDFATELRGRLGGLLTGLTDERVRAVADGLLATAAIDTSQVEGVFPGTAVLIQALPDDPAHPVDAEAWSPHVTGDPRIHRVDFSHADLLTPAALHAVGPLVAAALRSGDPLSPETKGTT; encoded by the coding sequence GTGAGCAGGTCCAACGTCGAGGAGGTCCTGCCCCTCGCCCCGCTCCAGGAGGGCCTGCTCTTCCACGCCCTCGCCGACGCCTCCGACCCCTACACCGTCCAGACCGTCCTCGACCTCGCGGGCCCGCTCGACCGCGCCCGGCTGCGCCGCGCGGCCGACGCCCTGATCGCGCGGCACGCGGGCCTGCGCGCCGCGTTCGTGGCAGGGCCGACCGGCGCGGTCCAGGTGGTGCTGCGCCGCGCCGCCGCCCCCTGGGACGAGTGCGACGACCCGGCAGAGGCGGCGGAGCGGATCGCGGCCGAGCGGGCCCGCCCGTTCACCATGGACGAGCCGCCGCTGATCCGTTTCCTGCTGGCGAGGACGGGCGACGGCACCCACCGGCTGGCGATCACCAGCCACCACATCCTGCTGGACGGGTGGTCCGGCCCGCTGCTGCTGCGCGACCTGTTCGCGCTGTACGCGGGGGAGAACCCGCCCCGCCCCCGCCCGCACCGCGACCACCTGGCCTGGCTGAAGTCCCGCGACCGGGCCGCCTCCCTGGACGCCTGGCGGGTCGCGCTCGACGGGCTCGCCGAGCCGACCCTGCTCGTCCCCGGAGCGGACGGCGTGGACCGGCCGCCCGGCAGCGCGGCCGAGGCGGTGCCGGTTCCCCTGGACCCGCGGACCGCCGCGGCCGTGGGCGAGCTGGCACGCGCCCGGGGCGTCACCGTCGCGACGGTCGTCCAGGCGGCCTGGGCGCTCGCGCTCACCCGGCTGACCGGCCGCGCCGACGTGGTGTTCGGCACGACGGTATCGGGCCGCCCAGCCGACCTGCCGGGAGCCGACACCATGCTCGGCCTGTTCATCAACACGGTGCCGGTGCGCATCGCGCTCGACCCGTGGGAGAGCGCCGCCGACCTCCTCGACCGGGTCCGCCGGGAACAGGCGGCCACCGTCGAGCACCAGTACCTCGGACTCGCCGACGTCCAGGCCCTCACCGGCCTGGACCGGCTGTTCGACACGCTGCTCGTCATCGAGTCCTACCCGGTCGACGAGGCCGAGATCGCCCGCGTCCGCTCTCTGGCGGGCGTCGCGGTGACCGCCGTGGACACCCGAGACGCCACCCACTACCCGCTCAGCGTCGTCGCCGTCCCCGGCGACGTCCTCACCCTCGCCCTGGAGCACCGGCCCGACCTCCTCCCGCCCGAGCGCGCAGCGGAGACCGCGGCGGTCCTGGCCGACGTGCTCGCGGAGATGACCGCGGACCCCTCGGCCCCGGTCGGCGGCATCGCCCGGCCGCAGTGGCCCGCGCTGCCCGACGCGCGGCCCGCGGGCGCGGACCGGACGGCGCCGGAGCTGTGGCGGCGCAGGGTCGCGGCCGGTCCCGAGGCGCGGGCGCTGTCCGGGACCTCGGCCACTTTGACCTTCGCGGAGGCCGACGCGCGGGCGGAGCGGCTGGCGCGGAACCTGGCCGCGCGCGGCGCGGGCCCGGAGACACGCGTCGCGGTGGCGATGCCCCGGACGCCCGACGCGCTCGTGGCGATGCTCGCGGTGTGGAAGGCGGGGGCCGTCGCGGTGCCCGTCGATCCGGCCCAGCCGGCGGGACGCGTCGGGTACGTCCTCGCCGAGGCGCGACCCGCACTCGTCCTCACCACGCGGAGCCTGGCCGAAGGCCCGCTCGCCGGTGTGCTGGGCCTGCTTCCCGCGGTGCGGGTGGACGACCCGGCCTCCTGGACGGCGGTCGGGATCCCGGCCGGGCCCGCCGGGCCGCAGGCCGCCGCCTACGTCATGTTCACGTCCGGCTCGACCGGGCGGCCCAAAGGCGTCGTAGTGCCGCACAGCGCTCTGGCGAACCTCGCGGAGGCGCACCGGGCCGCACTCGTCGAGCCCCTGGAGGCACGGCTCGGCCGGCCGCCCCGGGTGCTGCACCTGACGTCCTTCGCGTTCGACGCGTCCCTCGACCCGCTGGCCTGGCTGCTGGCCGGGGCCGAGGTCCGCGTCCTGCCGGACGCGCTCATGGGCGACGCGGCGGGCATCACCGCCGAAGCCGCCGCGCACGGGATCGACTTCCTGGAGACCACACCGTCCGTCGCGGACCTGCTGCTGGCCGAAGGCCTCCTGGACGGCCCGTCCCGGCCGTCGGCCGTCGCCGTCGGCGCGGAGCCCGTCCCGCCCGACCTCTGGCGACGCCTGAGCGCGCTGGACGGCGGCGCGGTGAACCTCTACGGGCCGACCGAGGCCACGGTCGACGCGACCTGGACCCCGATCCACGCGGACGCCGCGCCGCACCTCGGCGGGCCGGTCGCGGGCGTCGCGGTGCGTGTCCTCGACGGCTTCCTGCGCCCCGTGCCCGACGGGGTGCCGGGCGAGCTCTACATCGCGGGCGCCGGGCTGGCCCGCGGCTACCTGGACCGTCCGGGGGAGACCGCCGCGCGCTTCGTCGCCGATCCGGCGGGCTCCGGAGCGCGCCTGTACCGCACCGGAGACGTCGTGCGGCGGACCCCGGACGGCGTCCTGGAATACCTGGGCCGCGCCGACGACCAGGTGAAGATCCGCGGCCACCGGGTGGAGCCTGGCGAGGCGCGGGCCGCGCTCGCCGCGCTGCCCGGAATCGGCCGCGCCGCGGTCGTGGCGCGCACCGACGGCGGAATCACCCGCCTCGTCGGCTACTTCACCGCGATGCCCGGGGAGGCACCGGACCCGGAAAGCCTTCTCGCCGCCTTGCGGACGCGCCTGCCCGACCACCTCGTCCCGTCCGCGCTCGTCCCGCTGGACGCGCTGCCGGTGACGCCGAACGGCAAGCTCGACCGCGCGGCCCTGCCCGCGCCCGAGTTCGCCGCAGCCCCGGCCCGCGAACCGCGAAGCCCGACGGAGAAGGCGCTCTGCGCGATCTTCGCCGACCTGCTCGGGCTGCCCTCCGTAGGCCCGGACGACGGTTTCTTCGCGCTCGGCGGCCACTCGCTCCTCGCGGCCCGCCTCGCCGCCCGGGTCCGCCGCGAGCTCGGCGCGGCCCTGCCCGTCCGTGCGGTGTTCCACGCCCCCACCCCGGCCGCGCTCGCCGCGGTCGTCGACGGGCAGGTTCCGGCGGATCCGGCCGCGGCGCTGGACACGGTGCTTCCGCTGCAGCACGGCAAGGGCGTACCGCTGTTCTGCGTCCACCCGGCGCTCGGCCTCGGCTGGCCGTACGCGGGCCTGCTCCCGCACCTCGGCCCCGACCGGCCCGTCTACGCGCTCCAGGCGGCCGAGGCCGTCGGCCCGCAGACCCTGCACGGCGTCGCCGCCCGCTATGCCGAGGCGATCGCCGCCGAGGTCCCGTCCGGCCCGGTGCATCTGCTCGGCTGGTCGCTCGGCGCACCCATCGCCCACGCCGTCGCCCGAGCACTCGCCCGCGCCGGACGCGACGTGCCCGTCCTGATCCTCCTCGACGGCTACCCAGGGCTCGGCGAGCCCGAACACACCGACCCCGGGGACTTCGCCACCGAACTGCGCGGCAGGCTCGGCGGCCTCCTCACGGGACTCACCGACGAGCGGGTGCGCGCCGTGGCGGACGGCCTCCTGGCCACCGCCGCGATCGACACCTCGCAGGTCGAGGGCGTCTTCCCCGGCACCGCGGTGCTGATCCAGGCGCTCCCCGACGACCCCGCGCACCCCGTGGACGCGGAGGCGTGGTCCCCCCACGTCACCGGGGACCCGCGCATCCACCGCGTGGACTTCTCCCACGCGGACCTCCTGACCCCGGCGGCGCTGCACGCCGTCGGCCCCCTGGTCGCCGCCGCGCTGCGGTCCGGCGACCCCCTCTCCCCTGAGACGAAAGGCACCACGTGA